ggaagagaggtttaatatccctagggtatgttatagaaattcctatggctacgggaagacacggtacacgtggaggacaataggaaTAGCGGTGggatatctaaggtaaagctactaccaccgcccatacattaaagactctgcaattgatatactgactacattaatggagaaatgggacctgaacatgaggtttggaacttggtccctgatccTAGAGGACTTAAgggaaatttgatgggacaagtatctaaaaccagcgttataaccatgaggtggaagatgagaatggaagaaagaggaagtataaataagagaaaataccTTCGGAAGAGGGGAGGCTTTTCTTTAAGAAGAGAAAGAATAGTATAAACCATTGTAATCGACCTTAAGAAGCAagattataaactatcctcggattgtatCCGATGAGGAGCTTTCATTCATATTATTCATATAACTCTttatttgtgccattgggcccaaagccttttctttctttgttgtttaaaccaccttcgaaatctaaatatcaagcacactctctacaaatttattgtaaaaaggcctttcaagccctttCCCTTTGGATTGTGGATCGGGagtttgaattgtgtccttacagatATGTTGGACATTAAACTTTAGTTTGGGAAATTTATTATGCCCTATCGATCAAATTCTCATAAATGTAATGTTTGGAAATTTGGATGTCTGGCAATATAGTTActtatgttttgtttgattaagAATATGGTAAGAATTactttttagaaagaaaaaatatatatcttctTAAGAATCTTATTGCATATTGGGGAAAAGCAAGTTTGGAAACTAagaagaaacaacaacaacaacaacatctaAGGATGGGCGATCTGCCACAATATCAATGagtgccttttctttttctagccTGAAGGActactttttcattttgttcttcTTGTCAGCCCTTTCCTTTCTCAGAAATTTATAAAACAACtcctttttctcaaaaatcacaaacacaaccaATTGAATGGTCCCTCACAAAACCACCAGGTTTGACTAGGTCTAGATGGGTCACTTGTAGAAATGGTTTAATTAAATACCCAAACCAACTGCCGAAttgaaaactatattttaaAACGATAGGTAAAAGGCAAATTTTGGGATCCAAATGGATCATCACGGACCATAGGCTTTCCACTAGCTACattgtgtttttagttttgagtgagctttttttggggggagggggcaggtggtttgggggggggggggggtggaggaGGAGACATGGGGCTAAGGTGTCAAGAGATGACAACTAAATTACTAGCCATGTAACATAAGGTAGGGTGATCCATGGGTTGCGTTGGATTAAGTTTGGGCTTAACCTGCATCCGACCTAACCTAATTGAGTAGAGCAGCCCTCAACCTGTTGCTGATCAAGATGATGAATGGATCAGTTTCTTCAAGTGGGTTGGATAGCCTTAATATTGTAAGCAAAGAAACAgaccaaaaaaattaacaaaatgacTAAATTGTTACCttttagatattttgaaaaatcaaaattgtatttgttttaataaaaaaaattggactttgcgccaaaaaattaacaattttttttttattatcataaaattttatttttaaacaccAAAAGTATACTTTACATTTATTCCCCTTTTTGTccactccttttctttttctttttcttttttcaaactTCATCCTCTCCACCCACTTCCCACCCCACATTGGCCTCTCAATGACAACGATGTCATTCCCTACCGACAACCCCAATGGCTTCACCATCTTGCTCCCTAGCCCATAGGGCTAGATTGTGGATGAACTCATCATTAGGCCCCTCATATCGCATCGCTGCCCGAACCATGTTCATCATCAGCAcatggtggtttttttttttttgaatgtgatGGTTTTTGGTATTTAAGCAAATAAGGAATGGGTATTGAAGTAGTATGGATCTCAATCGGCAGTGGGTTTGTGCCACTTGTTTGGGTCTTGTGTGGGATGGTTTGGGGTTTATGGAGGCGAGGACTTTTAGCAAGATGGCATCTAAATTACTAGTCATGTAACAAAAGCTAGGGCGATCCATGGGTTGCGTCGAATCTAGTTTGGGCTTAACTTGCATCCGACCCAACCTGATCGAGTATAGCAGCCCTCAACTTGTCGCTGATCAAGATGATGAATGGATCGGGCAAATTAGACCTCCAATGAGTGGTGGGCGTGTCAGTCGAAGTCAAAGATTTAGGAAATGATGAGAAAACCATAGGAATTCGGTGAGATTTCACTAATTCCAACGAAAATCTCACCGGATTCATTGCTAGATTTGGTAGAAATCTCACCGGATTAGATGAAATTTTGCTAGATCCGGTCGAAATCTCGTCATATCTAGCTAAGATCTCGCAAGATCTAGAAATTTTCACCGAAAATTGCTTAGTAAGTCCATCGGTTcaggttttttgggttttagggaaAAGAACCTAAAGCGACCTATTGGAGTCAAAATCTGGAGGAAAGACCCGCCACTGACTGTCGAAATAGTCAGGTCAGCCAATGGTCGACTCAAATCTAGTCGATTTCTTCGAGTGGATTGGATAGCCTTAGTATTGTAAGCAAAGAAACAgaccaaaaaaattaacaaaatgacTAAATTGTTACCttttagatattttgaaaaatcaaacttgtatatttttgtaataaaaaaaattggactgtgtgccaaaaaattgacaattttatttttattatcgcaaaattttatttttaaacaccAAAAGTATACTTTACATTTATTCCCCTTTTTGTccactcctttttctttttcttttttcaaactTCTTCCTCTCCACCCACTTCCCACCCCACATTGGCCTCTCAATGACAACAATGCCATTCCCTGCCGACAACCCCAATGGCTTCACCATCTTGATCCCTAGCCCATAGGGCTAGATTGTGGATGAACTCATCATTAGGCCCCTCATATCGCATCGCTGCCCAAATCATGTTCATCATCAGCAcatggtggtttttttttttttttgaatgtgatGGTTTTTGGTATTTAAGCAAATAAGGAATAGGTATTGAAGTAGTATGGATCTCAATCGGCAGTGGGTTTGTGCCACTTGTGTTGTGTGGGATGGTTTGGGGTTTATGGAGGCGGTGGCTTTTAGCGAGGATGCCCAGTGAGTATGAAATCTCTAGTTAGGTACAGCCGTAAAGGCACAGAGTATCCCTACTTAGATCAAGTAGTGAGACACCTAAACTCAACTAATAACAATGTACAAaagtaggaaaaataaaatggacAAAAGCACATGAGAAAGAATAAAGACAATATACGATGTATGGCATAGAGTCATGAAAACTCATGAAAATTAGGCACATTGCCAAGCTTACATTAAAATTTGTGGTGGGGGATGAGAGTCATATTTCCTTGCAGCATGATAACTGGCACCTAGAAATTCTCTTCGCCAAGTATGGGCATGTAGTCATCTATGACTCGACTAGTTCTTTAGATGCTTAAGTGTCAAGCAATCTCAAGAATGAAGATTGGTGCTGGAAACCAGCTCGTTCTAAAGATTTAGTGTCAATTCAAAGTAGAATTAAGTCTTAtgcttttggagggggggggaGAGGAGGGGAGGAGATCAAGTAGCATgcaatatttcaaaatttaaaggCTTTAACTGCACCCAAACCTAGAATGCAATTAGAACCAAGCTACCAGTCCTGAATTGGTGGAGGTTGGTCTGGTTCAAGCTTCCAACGTATGCATTTAGATGCAAGCTGGACTTCAAGAACAGTTTGACTACTAGAGACAGATTGATCCAATGGAGATCCAAAGGTGAGTCATGCTGTGTTTTTTGCACAGCCTATAGTAAGGGtaggtttattttttgaatgttCCTTTACAAAGGAGATTGTGGGCTGGTGCCTGAGTTTAGTTGGGAAGATTTAGTATGCTGGGTGGTCATAAACTGAAAGGTAGTAGtttgaaagaaacaaatatatttgcTTGCTGAGCTGCATATTCTAACATTTGGATACATAGATATTCTAGAATTCATCAAGGTCACTCTAAAACTAAGGAAGAGGTGTTGCAATCCATAAGATGGGATGTGAAGGCTCGTGTGATGGCTAATGGGGGGGACTCTATGACTTTATCTTAAACAGAGTCCTCTACTGCAAGTGGGGTCTGCAATTATTTGTTCTAAAAATAGCTATTTTGACTATACTtgattttgtactttttttttttgtttttgttttgaaacgAAACAGAGAGACAGAGGGACACaatgtggggggggggggggggggccttGACTGAGTTGTGAGAATTTACTTGATTTTGTACTTGAGAGTTCAATACGAAGTTGTACTAATAGGGACTTTGACTTGTTGCTATGAGTGCTGtaggttgggtttttttttattgaaattagtCTGATtcattaaagaagaagaaaacgaaaCAATACTAGTAGTGCAACACAACGCAAACTGCAAGGAGGGGCTAAAGGATAGGCTCCGACTAAGGGAAACAATAGGTGAATAAGTTAGTCATCCTAGCCTGGTCTACATCAACAACATTTTCCTATTAAAGTTGACTCCAAATATAGGGTGGTAACATTTTTCCTATTTAAAGTTGACCGCGTAAATAGAGCGTACACATTAGGACACAAAAAAGCTTCTCCATCATTTAGGAATCAACAATAATACGGATgcccatccaaaaaaaaaaaaatactacagcCACACTCATTTTCACAACTTGTTGACTTATACTGACTTTAAATGATTAACTAAAAGTAGTGAGTCTATATAAATAAGAGTGGGCTAAAAATGTTTACTACTAACAGTACCGCACATCAACATATTGTAAAATTAGATGTGCAATTAAATTTGTCCCTAAAATTATTCTTTAGGAATTATAGGTATTTGAACAATTAACACAAACAAAGGCTCCTAATAATTCAGTAAGATACTAGGGATGAAGCTGTCATTGACTTTAAAATTCTCAAAGAGCGAAAAGTAAGCAAATCTGTTCCGCAGCCCGCAATAactaaaaagaatatttatttaagtagaaattagaaatagtttttaaaaaatatattaaaaaaaaatttgcaaaaacaGATATCAGTTCTCTTGATACATTTTAACATTTATCtatgtaaaacaaaacaaaccaatAAATCAGCaaatttgaagatttaaaatCATTCGCCTTTAGCATTCCAAAGTTAAATGACAGGAATCATATCAAAACTTGAAATGAACTCTAAAGGTGTTGTCTAACCCCCACGAACAGTTACATATTAGCTAGTAGGAATAAGACTATGAAAGGCCACTCGACAGTACATAGGTTCTATAGATAACAAATCACATGATATTTCAGAAACCAGCGATACTTGTTTACACAAGACCAGACCCGCCCGGAAGGCAGGAGGTGGTAAACACTTGTCCAAGATGAATAAAAGACTCCACGGAAAAACTTGGAAATTAAGACcataattagccaagtttaccATTTCACAAACTATAAACAATTCACTTAAGTAAAGAAGGGATGAAGGGAGGAACTCCCTGTCGCAAGGGCTACAATTTGTATTCAGCAGGCACGGCTCTTAATGACATCAAGACCCATCTCAGTTGGATCGGTTGCTTGCAACTCAATCTGAATTCCATCAAGCTCTCTCTTAAATCTATCCTTGGAGCTTGCATAAATCATCTTGCTTCTAACCCTTGCCGTATCAGGAGACCTTCATAGAACAGGAAAGGAATTAGAACATACAACCACCAAGAACATGGTATCAAAGATCAAGTAAAGACGGATCATAGTTACCACGCAATGAAGAAAATCCTGCTCTTTTGGCAATTCTCTTCAgtgacaaaatcaaaatcatagaCAGCATAACGACACTCCTCAGCAGGAAGGCTTGCAGTGAAATCCTCATAACTTTGGTTTGGCTCACCAACCTTCTCCACAACAACTTGCTTTTGCTTCTCCTCAATCTTGTAAACAATGAAGCGATAGGTCCTTTTTGCCTTAAGCTCCAAAAACTTCAGCTTGCAGTCATCATGCACTGCCATACCCGAAGCTGCGTTGGCCTGAGGAATTGCACGCGCACATCATAGAGATAAAATACTTGACATAATTCTGTAACTCGGTAAGACCCACATAAGATACGCGGAATACTGACATAACTAGCATTCCAAAATATTGGAAacattgagaaaataaattctaTTACCCTACATTTGATCGCTGAAATGACACAGAAAGAAAGATAATAGACATGAACGAGATCACGATGATTAAAGAGATTCTAGTCTAATTTGATCCATCTTGTAAATCAGTGTAAAATTCTAACAAACTAATCCATAGccgaccccaaaattttgagactacGGCTTTGTTGTTGAAAAATTCTAACAAACCAAATTCGGCTTTCTTTATCCTCTTAACATATCTGCTTAAGGTAGATAGTGCCCGTTTGGTTACTGCGTTCCGGTTCGGCTCAAAACTGAAAGCATATTCATATTATagaaatatgaaattcaaatcaAACAAGCATACACTTCCATAATTAAGTTACACGCAATGCAAAGTCAGAACAGTCCGCTTTCAAAGGATAACGCACATTCACTACATCCAAAACCagcacacacacatacacaaaaaaaaaatatctagagtaaaaaagaaaacctaaacagAAAGCACAGCAAAGCAAGATCCATTGGTGATCCATTGACTAAGGACAGTAGATCCAAATAATTTACAATCACTCGAATTTTGAGAGAAATCATTGATCAgaaactttcaacaaaaaaaaaaaaaaaaattatagtccGCTACAGA
This genomic stretch from Castanea sativa cultivar Marrone di Chiusa Pesio chromosome 9, ASM4071231v1 harbors:
- the LOC142609650 gene encoding actin-depolymerizing factor 2 — encoded protein: MANAASGMAVHDDCKLKFLELKAKRTYRFIVYKIEEKQKQVVVEKVGEPNQSYEDFTASLPAEECRYAVYDFDFVTEENCQKSRIFFIAWSPDTARVRSKMIYASSKDRFKRELDGIQIELQATDPTEMGLDVIKSRAC